The genomic window ACATTAGGACATGTACATGAGACCAATATTTGATTGTTGTACTTTACACCATTTGTTCACAAAGTCTGCTTGTGACAATAAAAAGATTACCAATGGAGTATGTTTTTGTTTTGGTCACTTTAAGGTCAATCTAGTTGAACTATCTCCTTAAGCTGTTTACAAGTCACCATATACTTCAAGGTGTAGGCCTTTATTTCATTATTTGGAATGTGTCTGAAAATGTGTCTGAAAATCTCAGAGGCTAATGAGTGTATATGCTGTGATTTCTTACATGACTTAAGTTATTTCTAACAAAAGGTTGTCCATGCAGAAATAAACATTGTGAACTCAATTGATGAGGTTAAGCTTGCCTTGTGTAATCACATGGGATATTTTTACATCTGCTCTGCAAGCCTATGTGTCTAGATTACACTAATCTTGCATAAATAGTGGAAAAGGATAGGGATAATACTATGCCACTAAAGGCCTTTATCATGGAGTGGCACACTAGAACTATGGCACGGTAGTAATAGAATGGTATTTAAAGTGATAGTTCAGCTCTATGAGTTATAGTGTGATAAATGTGTAGATCTCTATAACCAAGGTAGTGGGAATGTAGTTAAAGGGGCAATTCACTGCGTTTTAACCTCAAAtccatcagacctgggttcaaatgctatttactgtattttaatatcaaatacattttgaaacaAGTATTTGACAAAGTTTCTTTGAACATACAAATAGTTTAGTATTGGAATATATTAGAAAATATTTTTAATCATTGCTTAAGCAACATTAGCAAGTTCAAAATGAGTTCAGACTGGATCAACAGTGGGTCAGAATGGATCTCTGAAGGAAAGACATCAGCAACAGTGGGTGGAATTCAAATCATGAAGCGTGAGTTGATTAGTCCCATGTGGCTCtcttagtagagcatggtgcttgccaTGCCAGGGTTGTGGTTATGATCCCCCATGGGGgaacagtatgaaaatgtatgcactcactactgtgagatgctctggataaaagtgtttgCTGGAAATGTACACTAAGTAaaaagaacacctgctctttccatgacagactgagaatattaggaaggttcctaatgtttggtacactaAGTGTATATTGACTTGATACTCTAAGGGAtgctctaacaatgaaaatacatgtattttaaaaAGGAAGGCAGTtgggaggcaagatcaggtgggatcATTCTAAACAATGAGAAAGCAGATATCAAATcgaagtgtatttgtcacgtgcgccgaatataacaggtgtagaccttacagtgaaatgcttacttacaggctctaaccaatagtgcgaaaaaaaaggtgtgtgtgtgtgtgcttgcgtgcatgcgtgcatgtgtgtgtgtgtgggtaagtaaagaaataaaacaacagtaaaaagacatttgaaaataagagtagccaggctatatacagacaccggttagtcaggcttattgaggtagtatgtacatgtaggtatggttaaagtgactatgcatatatgatgaacagagagtagcagtagcataaaaagaggggttggcaggtggtcggacacaatgcagatagcctggttagccaatgtgcgggagcactggttggtcgggccaattgaggtagtatgtacatgaatgtatagttaaagtgactatgcatataagattaacagagagtagcagcagcgtaaaagaggggttgggggggggcacacaatgaaaatagtccaggagtcttatggcttggggataaaaactgttgagaatactttttgtcctagacttggcactctggtaccgcttgccatgcggtaatagagagaacagtctatgactggggtggctggggtctttgacaatttttagggccttcctctgacaccgcctggtatagacgtcctggatggcaggcagctttgccccagtgatgtactgggccgtacgcactaccctctgaagtgccttgcgttcggaggctgagcaattgccgtaccaggcagtgatgcaaccggtcaggatgctctcgatgttgcagctgtagaaccttttgaggatctcaggacccatgccaaatctttttagtttcctgagggggaataggctttgtcgtgccctcttcatgactgtcttggtgtgtttggaccattctagtttgttgttgatgtggacaccaaggaacttgaagctctcaacctgctccactacagccccatcaatgagaatgggggcgtgctcggtgctctttttcctgtagtccacaatcatctccttagtcttggttacgttgagggataggttgttattctggcaccacccggccaggtctctgacctcctccctataggctgtctcttcgttgtcagtgatcaggcctaccactgttgtgtcgtctgcaaacttaatgatggtgttggagtcatgcctggccatgcagtcatgggtgaacagggagtacaggaggggactgagcacgcaccactggggagctccagtgttgaggatcagcgtggcagatgtgttgctacctaccctcaccacctgggggcggcccatcaggaagtcaaggatctagttgcagagggaggtgttaagtcccaggttccttagcttagtgatgagctttgagggtactatggtgttgaacgctgagctgtagtcaatgaatagcattctcacataggtgtcgcttttgtccaggtgggaaagggcagtgtggagtgcaatagagattgcatcatctgtggatctgttagggcggtatgcaaattggagtgggtcttgggtttctgggataatggtgttgatgtgagccatgaccagcctttcaaagcacttcatggctacggacgtgagtgctacgggtctgtagtcatttaggcagggtgcctttgtgttcttgggcacagatactatggtggtctgctcaatcagggacatgttgaaaatgtcagtgaagacacctgccagttggtcagcacatgcccggagcacacgtcctggtaatccatctggccccgcagccttgtgtatgttgacctgtttaaaggtcttactcacgtcggctacggagagcgtgatcacacagtcgtccggaacagctgatgctctcatgcatgcctcagtgttgcttgcctcgaagatagcatagaagtgatttagctcatctggtaggcttgtgtcattgGGCacctcgcggctgtgcttccctttgtagtctgtaatagtttgcaagccctgtcacatccgacgagcatcggagccggtgtagtatgattcaatcttagccctgtattgacgctttgcctgtttgatggtccgtcgcagggcatagcgggatttcttgtaagcttccgggttatagtcccgcaccttgaaagtggcggctctaccctttagctcagtgcgaatgttgcctgtaatctatggcttctggttggggtatgtacgtacagtcactgtggggacgacgtcctcaatgcacttattgacaaagccagtgactgatgtggtgtattcaatgtcatcggaagaatcccggaacatgttccagtctgtgatagcaaaacagtcctgtagtttagcatccgcttcatctgaccactttttaaagaccgagtcactggtgcttcctgcttttaatttttgcttgtaagcaggaatcaggaggatagagttgtggtcagatttaccaaatggagggcgagggagagctttgtacgcacctctgtgtgtggagtaaaggtgatctagaattgttttccctctggttgcacatttaacatgttgatagagatttggtagaactgatttaagtttccctgcattaaagtctccggccactaggagcgccgcctctgggtgagtggtttcctgtttgcttatgtccttatacagctgactgagtgcggtcttagtgccagcatctgtttgtggtggtaaataaacagccacgaaaagtatagctgagaactctctaggcaagtagtgtgacctgcaatttatcacaatatactctacttcaggcgagcaaaatctagagacttccttagatttcgtgcaccagctgttgtttacaaatatgcacagaccgccccccccccctcgtcttactggagtgtgctgttctatcctgccggtgcagcatatatcccgctagctgaatatccatgtcgtcattcagcctcgattccgtgaaacatacgATATTACAGTTtatgatgtcccgttggtaggatattcgtgatcgtacctcgtctaatttatttttcaatgattgcacgttggcgagtaatattgacgtaacggcagctttcctactcgccttctgcgggtccggacgaggcatccggctcttcgtcctctgtacctgcgtcgcttcttCTTGCGAATAACTGGGATGTCAGCCCTGctgggtgtttggagaatatcgtgtgagtcctgcttgttgttgaaaaaaaggtgagtgatcgctgtcctgatatccagaagctcttttctgccgtaagatatggttgcagaaacattatgtacaaaacaatttTCAAATATCGCGAATAACCCCCACATAATAAcgcaattggttgggcgcccgtaaaactgctgccattccTTCCGGCGCCATTTTCCAGCGTGTgaactagttaacacagccacaaagtcaaaattggctagcCTATATTAGGAATGTGTAGAATTTGCAACATTAGTGCTAATGATCTGGACTAGAAATCAATAAACAAATATAAACAAAAAGTTGTAGTTTCATGCATGCATGTATTTATCTAGTACTAGATTTCTTtataaaatactgtatatacaggaaattatgacaacaaaataattgcTGGCCTCACCATAAGATAAAAATACAATCTCATGATCCATCAAGACAAACATTAGAGCTGTTCTGCAAGTCTGAGGCTCATCCATTTGTTAACACCTATAAGAGGCAAATCAGCTGTTTCTTTTGGACGAGTATAAAATGTATGTCAAGTCTAATCTCAACTACATTAAGTGGCACAGTCTGTGAGCATAGAGAGAACAACAGAGCCCTATCATTACAGGTCAATACAGTTTAATGTCCATTTGGTGAAAGAAGTGTGTCTTCAAAAGCAGTCTTTGTAGAGCATCAGACAAGGGTAGAAATCAGAGGGCAGGAAGTGCAGCATGAGGGAAGTCTCTATGCAGGGCCCACAGAAGACACTTCTGTCTTGCTTGTTGACACAGAAGTCTCATCCTCAGGGGCTGCTATGCCTACAGCAGCCAGCATGCAGTTACGGAACtgtagagagagagcaagaccaCAATGTCAGAGATGGAAGAGTCAAGATGCTAGAGTACTAGCACAGACAGTAGAATTTACTTTTATGATATAAGTAGGCTTATGTTGTTGGTGGCCTGTCACCAAGCTATTTGTTGAACACTAAAAAGGAAAGACCAAAATCCCATGTTACCAACCTGTTTGTTCATCAGCACATAGATGACTGGGTTGAAGATGGCTGAGCTCTTTGAGAAGAAGGCTGGGACAGCCATGAACTGGGCAGTGAAAGCAGCTCCTTTGTTGAAGAAGATCCAAGCAGCAACAGAGGCATAGGGGGTCCAGGCAATCAGAAAACCCATAACCATCAGGAGGCACATACGTGTCACTTCCTTCTCAGCTTTCTGGGTGGATGCTGAGTCCTGCTGGGAAGCTGCCGCCTGAAAATGAAGAGAAGCCAGATAAATGCTCGTGTGACTTATTAGAAGTCATATCCTTAGCACAAGAATCCAAATGCTACGACTTTGTGGGTCTGCTAGTTACATTTTCTGTGTCTAAGAACCACATACCGCCTTGACTGTGAGGACAAGGCTTCCATAAGTGAAGGCAATGATGAAGACTGGAACCATGAAGTGGCAGACAAACATGTATATGACATATGAGTCATTGTTGTAGCCTGGACTCAGAGTATAGTAGTCAGGTCCACATGAACACTGCATGCCCTCAGGGATGTATCTATGAGGGAAAGTCAGTTGATGAGACAGTTTTAGATTATACATTATAAGAAGATCATCAGTGTTAACCTTGACTAACAACCAAAATCTCCACAGAAAAGGTTTCGgtatgtcgacaaaacaaaatacacgagacaaggtgggatctttttgtgtctgtaaagtTAATTATACGAAGAAATGTCAGTGGAAAAGCTTTTACAagcaaatatttatataataacgatcaaagtaaacttggagtcacgcaatTACATGTTGTGTGGTCCCCTCCACCATGACTCATCGCTAAAGCATACACTTTATTAGGTTACAGATtcaataaattatgatgaacttcagaGGGTGGTGAAAGTGAAAAGTGATGAGCATGATGCTTCTTTCCAATAAAAAGCAacggtcttattctggtgacatgataatTGATTCTAAGGCTGCCAAttgacaaataataataatctcataatTTAGGCTATATGTGTGCTCTAGCCAACTGCGTGCCAATACCACTCATTATATGACACAAAACATTTTTAtgagaaaaccatcagtagagttgaaaatgcgatgaaaacccatttaacttgAAATGTTTTATTCGGGAAAGatggaatttaaccgcaaaaggtaTTTTATGTAAACTTCGTCATCCCGCAGAAcattttatctgcaacaagtcaatttgatagAAACACatcactggtgggaaaatgtgtgtattgttttaaTGCAGATTTTAGAAAATTCGCAtggaaatctgtcgccaattggatggaaacctagctaatgtCACTAAAATGCAATAACACAAAAAAGTCAACAATTTTTGCTAGAGAATACCATGATTGACCAAATGCATTATATGTGTGATGCATTGTATTAAACCTAACCTATTATTGTCTACATCATTGTTTGATCTCATCTCATAGACATTACACCTGAATTTATAATGAGTGTGTAATTGATGTGATTAAGAGATCACAATTATATGAATTACAACTTGAAACACAAGGGGATGGTTTATCTTAAGCCTTCTACTGGATTAGAACACGTAGTCAATAGTCTCTATTGAAaaagctttttagtccaggactaagcTTAATCTGTGTCAGAGAAATGTAGTATCTTTGTGTTTTACTTTTACATCATATGACATGCACTGTACCTGGACCAGCCAACCAGTGGGGGAACAGCGCAGGTGGCAGCCATCACCCAGGTGAATCCAACACCAGCACCAGCATGGGCGACACTGAACTTGAAGCTGCCCATGGGCTTGCAGACCACAATGTATCTCTCAATTGCCAGCACCACCAGAGACCACAGAGCCACCTGACCTTGAATTGAGTATAGGATAGGAAAGGAAAGAGATTTGTTTTTGCTTGTCCTGCATTTGTAAGGTAAAAGAGGTTGGAGCATGGCGATGCAAACAACAGAGAAAGGGATCTAACTGCTGCATGATATGGACCGTAACTTAATGGATTTTACGATACAACGTTATTTCTAAATGACCAGACTATTATTTTATTAAATCTAAATTATTTAATCTTGATTGAGactatctgtcacgccctgacctgagagagcctttttatgtctccttttaggtttggtcagggtgtgatttgggtggacattctatgtccttttttctatgttttgtatttctttgttttggcctggtatggctctcaatcagggacagctgtacatcgttgtcggtgattgggagccatacataggcagcctgttttcctttggggttttgtgggtagttgttttctgtcttgtgtgttcacctggcagaactgttggctttcggtGTCTTGTGTTATTTAAAGGGATTcattaaagttaatatgagcgcttaccacgctgcatcttggtcccctctttcagacgatcgttacactATCCGAGTATATTTCACAAAAATCTGATTGCATACCAAATCCGTGAACTTTACTGAAACTACTTCTTAAAATGTTAAAACATGCTGTGAACACTAATTAAATAATGTACCATATGGGGAGAAGAATGGATAGCAGGAGAGTGAACCTTTACATTCTATAAATATTTATTCCAGTTTTCTGGCAACAAAGCTTACGAAAGGCCAAATGTGCCCATGTGGTGCTAATTCAAAACTTGTAAACATTTAGTCCCAAAATGAATTTATAGAACAAAAATAAGTTGATACTGGATAGTAGTAGAGTACATGAGAAGGCCTTAATTACTTCTGGAAGTTTGTTTGCACAAAGGCTTGACTGGCATTGTTTACTATCCAGCATCAACTTTTTGTTCTAATGTTTTTTATCCCATCATCAAAGAGCACCTAATGGATTAACTATAAACCTAAGAAGCGTTCCTCTCCTGTGTCTCCAAGTTGAATTTAATTGAGTTGGAGCTTTAATAAATGACTTTTCCAGACAAATGATAattctagcctggttccagatgtGTTTATGCTCTCGCCAACTTCATTGCTGTCATTGTAATGCCAATTCAAtaagaaacagactggcacccatgCTAGCCAAAGTCAACAACCTGCACAAAAGATTTCTCACCTCCAAGTGTAGCCATGAATCCCTCAATAGCACAGCCCAATGGTCCCCAGATGAAGTAGCCATTGACAGCAGATGTAATGGTGATGGTGAATCCAAAGAGGACCATGATCAATCCAGCTGCAGCCAAGTTGACCAGAATGAAGTTCAGAGGTTGCTGGAGCTTCTTGTTTGTGGCTGTGACGTACAGGGTCAGACCATTGATGGGGAATCCAAAGCAGATCAGGAAGAACATGTAGACAGCAAGCAGATAGAATTGCCATGGATCTGCCAAGTAGTACTGAGGGTATAGAAAAGGACTTTTTACAAGCCCAGTCCTGTTGGACATGGGGATGTAGAAGTTGTTGCCCTCAGTGCCGTTCATTTTGAGTAAATGGAAGGGTGGTAAAGTGAAGAAAAAGTTGAGTAATTTGGTCAACACTGTCACTTTGAATGCAGCAGCTCTCTAATGCAAATGTTGTCTTGAGATTGATTTTATAGAGTTTTGTGGAGGCTGCTTTCAGGGGATTTATTTAAATCCATTAATTAGATTAGTCTGGGATTATGCGATTCAAAGACTTATAGTTTACTAACCTCTGATTCCAGGGGATTTGGATATTTATTCATAGGCCTTTGAAGTGTCTATGATAGTACAAGTTGTAGAGACATTTCACAGGTTGGTATAAAAATAACAGAAAGGCTGAATATGCACCAAATTACCACCTTTATTTTattgatttgtttgtttgtctgtttttgcaCTCAGCACCCCTAAAACACAATAATTTCAAAACATTTAAATCACACAAAAATTTCAATTTACCTCAATCAAAGGTCAATGTATAGACTTGTAGTTGAGTCAGAGATTGCACATTTTAATTTATAAACCCAATTATACATTTTAACAATAACTTCAGTCAAATACATCCACAAAAATACTATTAAAATACCAATATGAAGTGAAAATATACAGCAACTAAGATTGCCTGTAGGCTGGGTCCTTTATGATGTGGTTTGTTGAGCTgataaatgtatatacagtagcctataaaAGCATTCACAACGTACAGTATACAGAAAAAGTGGGCATAGCACTTTGGTGttctcaaataaaatatatacctTATACTGTTATTCAATTCTGCCACATAGTGAGATGGGGGTCATATTATGTTCACTTGATAATATATAATAACATAATACCATTAATAtataatacaaaataatatatacCAATTAGCACACAAAcctagggagtaggcttctaatgttaacatgcatgaaaccaaggattttactgttacagaagtcaacaaatgagagcacctggggagtgggagtggagctaggcactgcaggacctggattaacctctacatcatcagaggagaagtaggataagggtatggctaaaggctatacaaactgtccgtctagcacgttcggaacagagagtaaaaggagcaggtttctgggaacgatagcatagattcaaggcatagtgtacagacaaaggtaaggtagaatgtgagtacattggaggtaaacctaggcattgagtaatgatgagagagatatagtctctagagatgtttaaaccaggtgatgtcatcgcatatgtaggaggtggaacaacatctTTGGTTAAAGCATATTGAGCAGGCcgagaggctctacagtgaaataagacagtaatcactaaccaggacagtaatggcgaggcatattgatattagagagaggcacgcgtagccaagtgaacatatgggtccagtgagtggctgggctggctgggaacacggcgattcagacagttagcaggccggtgctaacaagctagcagttagcagaccggggctatcaagctagcagttagcagaccgggttagcaagcaagcagttagcagaccagggcaagcaagctagcagttagcagactgggactagcaagttagcagaagggcctttgggggacgtcgcaatggaggtaagtctgttttgcctcttcgtgcagtgacgtcgatagaccagtcgtggattagtagggttccaagtagctctagggaGCTAGCAGGctgcggttagcagaatgggccttcagcggacatcgcgcctgaggggcctgttggaatcctcaggCGTGCCACACTAGCCACCTGTGACTTGTCACAATCAAGTGCAAATCAGaatgttttcttaactgactttctcGTGATAAATAAAGgtaacgtgctcaatgggattgagatccgggctcttcgctggccatggcagaacactgacattcctgtcttgcaggaaatcacacacagaacgagcagtatttctggtggcattgtcatgctggagggtcatgtcaggatgagcctgcaggaggggtaccacatgagggaggaggatgtcttccctgtaacgtacagctttgagattgcctgcaatggcaacaagctcagtccgatgatgctgtgacacaccgccccagaccatgatggaccctccacctccaaatcgatcccgctccatagtacaggcctcggtataaCGCTCATTCTTTCGACGATAAACGAGAATCCGacccatcacccctggtgagacaaaaccgtgactcgtcagtgaagagcactttttgccagtcctgtctggtccagcgacggtgggtttgtgcccataggcgacgttgttgccagtggtgcctggtgaggacctgccttacaacaggcctacaagccctcagtccagcctctctcagtctattgcagacagtctgagcactgatggagggattgtgcattcctggtataACTCAGGAAATTGTTGTTGTctacctgtacctgtcccgcaggtgtgatgttcggctgtatcggtcctgtgcaggtgttgttacacgtggtctgccactgcgagaacgatcagctgtccgtcctgtctccctgtagctctgccttaggcgtctcactgtacggacattgcaatttattgccttggccacatctgcagtcctcatgcctccttgcagcatgcctaaggcacgttcacgcagatgagcagggaccctgagcatctttcttttggtgtttttcagagtcagtagaaagacctctttagtgtcctaagttttcataactgtgaccttaattgcctaccatctgtaagctgttagtgtcttaaggaccgttccacagatgcatgttcattaattgtttatggttcattgaacaagcatgggaaacagtgttcaaacccttaacaatgaagatctgtgaagttatttggatttttacaaattatctttgaaagagagggtcctgaaaaaggggcgtttctttttttctgagtttactgtatgtgtatttaagtattttcaaatacactgGCCAAAGTTTCTGAATGTCTACCAAATACTTCCAATGGTAATTGAAACAATTTTTAAATATTGTTTTTCAAAGACATTTAAAATATCCATTAAACATTCTgccataaaaatacatttaaaaaatcacTAAACTAGTTTGTTGGAGCCCCCTTGATGTCCTAGGCTCATCTTAATTTGAATGCAAGGCAAACTGGGTGTGGGCTTCTAGGGGTAAAGCATTAGTATTTGAAAGTACACTTTTCAGTGTGTTTGACTATTTTCAACTCCACAGTCAAAAACAACTACAGTCATGACTGAAATTATTGGCACCTGTGAAAAAGTTAatgatgccattgaccttaacaagggccccatgaccagtggaagcaaaatatctccataacatcaaagattcACCACCATATTTCATAGTAGGTAGTTCTTTGCATCCTTTTTTTGATGCCGAATCAACCACTGGTGTGTgttgccaaagagctctattttgatgtcttctgaccatagcaccagttccaatccaagtgccaatgctaTTCAGCAAACTTCAGGAGTTTACATTTGTTGTATGACATGAAAATAGTGCTCTTTCGCCATACGAACGAAGGATGCAAAGAACAACatgcctactgtaaaatatggtggtggatctttgatgcgGTGTGGCATATCACATCATGGTCACCTCTTGTAGTGCTAAGCGATATTTTAAGTATCACTAATATGTCTGAATTCAGACATAGTTTAGCAAGAAACTGATACAATTCAATATTGTATGAATAGCTTTCACGCCTACCAATATTGACTCGTATGAGTTTCTTGCTAAAGCGTGTCTATGAATATTAAAGCTTGTGTATCTATCTTATAGTTGTGTGTTGCCTACCAACCTTGTTGGTTATGTATCTGTAATGTACTGTGTTGAAGCCTCAGGGGTGAGGGGTCAACTTGCAATTGACTGTCTCGAGGACAAATAAACATTATTGAAT from Salmo trutta chromosome 16, fSalTru1.1, whole genome shotgun sequence includes these protein-coding regions:
- the LOC115150343 gene encoding green-sensitive opsin-3-like; the protein is MNGTEGNNFYIPMSNRTGLVKSPFLYPQYYLADPWQFYLLAVYMFFLICFGFPINGLTLYVTATNKKLQQPLNFILVNLAAAGLIMVLFGFTITITSAVNGYFIWGPLGCAIEGFMATLGGQVALWSLVVLAIERYIVVCKPMGSFKFSVAHAGAGVGFTWVMAATCAVPPLVGWSRYIPEGMQCSCGPDYYTLSPGYNNDSYVIYMFVCHFMVPVFIIAFTYGSLVLTVKAAAASQQDSASTQKAEKEVTRMCLLMVMGFLIAWTPYASVAAWIFFNKGAAFTAQFMAVPAFFSKSSAIFNPVIYVLMNKQFRNCMLAAVGIAAPEDETSVSTSKTEVSSVGPA